One window of Paralichthys olivaceus isolate ysfri-2021 chromosome 20, ASM2471397v2, whole genome shotgun sequence genomic DNA carries:
- the igf2bp3 gene encoding insulin-like growth factor 2 mRNA-binding protein 3 isoform X5, translating to MQWEVLDGMLAQYGAVESCEQVNTDTETAVVNVRYTAKDQARLAMEKLNGSMMENYALKVSYIPDETAALEGPSPGGRRGFNSRGPPRAGSPGLGARPKVQSDIPLRMLVPTQFVGAIIGKEGATIRNITKQTHSKIDIHRKENAGAAEKPITIHSTPEGCSNACRTIMEIMQKEAIDTKFTEEIPLKILAHNNFVGRLIGKEGRNLKKIEQDTETKITISPLQDLTLYNPERTITVKGTIEACSRAEEEVMKKVGESYESDMAAMNLQSNLIPGLNLNALGLFPSGAPGMGSNMTSVPPPGAHGGCSSFGCSPYGGEGPFWASMPPASSQPLAQGHPESETVHLFIPALAVGAIIGKQGQHIKQLSHFAGASIKIAPAEGMDAKLRMVIIIGPPEAQFKAQCRIFGKLKEENFFGPKEEVKLEAHIKVPSFAAGRVIGKGGKTVNDLQNLTCAEVVVPRDQAPDENDQVIVKISGHFFACQLAQRKIQEILAQVRRQQQPKPAPGAQPPLSRRK from the exons GTATGCTTGCTCAGTATGGTGCAGTCGAGAGCTGTGAACAAG tcaacactgacacagagaCTGCAGTCGTCAATGTTCGATACACAGCCAAGGACCAGGCCAGGCT GGCAATGGAGAAGCTGAATGGATCTATGATGGAGAACTATGCCTTGAAAGTGTCCTATATCCCAGATGAAACGGCAGCGCTGGAGGGTCCTTCACCGGGGGGCAGGAGAGGCTTTAACTCACGGGGACCCCCTCGCGCAGGCTCTCCAGGTCTGGGCGCGCGGCCCAAAGTGCAGTCAGACATCCCACTGCGCATGCTGGTTCCAACGCAGTTTGTAGGCGCCATCATCGGCAAGGAGGGTGCCACTATTCGCAACATCACCAAACAGACCCACTCAAA GATTGACATCCACAGGAAAGAGAACGCAGGCGCAGCAGAGAAGCCCATCACGATCCACTCCACCCCTGAGGGATGTTCGAACGCCTGCAGAACCATCATGGAAATCATGCAGAAGGAAGCCATCGACACAAAATT CACTGAGGAGATTCCACTGAAGATCCTTGCACACAACAACTTTGTAGGAAGACTAATCGGGAAGGAAGGACGCAACCTGAAAAAAATCGAGCAGGACACAGAGACCAAGATCACAATCTCACC TCTCCAGGACCTGACCCTGTACAACCCAGAGCGGACCATCACAGTCAAGGGCACCATAGAAGCATGTTCAAGAGCtgaagaggaggtgatgaagaaGGTCGGGGAGTCTTATGAGAGCGACATGGCTGCTATGAAT CTCCAGTCCAACCTGATTCCAGGCTTGAATCTGAATGCTTTGGGTTTGTTCCCCAGCGGAGCACCAGGCATGGGTTCCAACATGACCAGTGTCCCACCCCCTGGAGCCCACGGTGGATGTTCATCATTTGGA TGCAGCCCTTATGGGGGTGAGGGGCCGTTTTGGGCTTCTATGCCGCCGGCGAGCAGCCAGCCCCTTGCT CAGGGACACCCAGAGTCTGAGACGGTTCACCTGTTCATCCCTGCGCTTGCAGTGGGGGCCATCATCGGAAAACAGGGTCAACACATCAAACAGCTGTCACACTTTGCCGGGGCCTCAATTAAG ATTGCCCCTGCTGAAGGAATGGATGCCAAACTGAGGATGGTAATCATCATAGGACCGCCAGAGGCTCAGTTTAAG GCTCAGTGTCGCATCTTTGGCAAACTGAAGGAAGAGAATTTCTTTGGACCtaaggaggaggtgaagctggAGGCTCACATCAAGGTTCCCTCCTTTGCTGCTGGACGAGTCATCGGGAAAGGCGGAAAAACT GTGAATGACCTGCAGAACCTGACGTGTGCAGAGGTGGTGGTGCCCAGGGACCAGGCGCCTGACGAGAACGACCAGGTCATAGTCAAGATTAGCGGACACTTCTTTGCGTGCCAG CTGGCCCAGAGGAAGATTCAGGAGATTCTCGCCCAGGTGAGGAGGCAACAGCAGCCCAAGCCCGCGCCCGGAGCCCAGCCTCCATTGTCCCGCAGGAAGTGA